Proteins encoded in a region of the Chryseobacterium piperi genome:
- a CDS encoding serine hydrolase — MKTKTSLYIVLLFGIMGNPAFAQTDAQLKKEIEKVESGLVPPVRFQGEPTWTLESRMKYYNVPAVSIAVIKNSKVIWSKAYGLTDVETKIPATPQTLFQVASMSKPVSAYAALKEVELGKIDPDADINSYLKLWKIPENEFTKEKKVTLKNIVSHTAGLTVGGFPGYEPGQPLPTLIQLLNGQSPANTPAIFVDKVPGKSFRYSGGGYCVMQQMLIDIEGKDFATIMNEKVLTPLGMKNSTFVQPLSEAKASLAATAYAENGTKVPGRYHTYPEQAPAGLWTTAEDYAKFVIDIQNTLSGKSHTIISQKMAEEFTSPFIEPFIGLGIFVANKNGQVYFHHGGWNEGFSSDFSGSKTSGDGIVVLTNTNKPEFINEVVRSVATVYQWPNFMNPVDKILPLAQKDLNSYTGRYKFDKYGFYKIYTEKGKLMAINNVEEPAELIKVGENTYALRNWDYKVMFKTNTKTGKKEFVQVLSDKTIRLKGEQMDKDEKTPLELILEGQFDQGLVAYQKARMADPDNEQLSEGSINGTGYALLRQKDITKAIDVFRVNTLLYPKSDNVYDSLGEDYLKAGQKDKAKQNYQKVLELNPKHEGAAKVLKTL; from the coding sequence ATGAAAACCAAAACCTCTCTTTATATAGTCCTATTATTTGGAATAATGGGTAATCCAGCATTTGCCCAGACAGATGCTCAGCTAAAAAAAGAAATTGAAAAGGTAGAATCCGGATTGGTACCTCCTGTGAGATTTCAGGGTGAACCAACCTGGACTTTAGAGTCCCGGATGAAGTATTATAATGTTCCCGCAGTAAGTATTGCTGTGATCAAAAATTCTAAGGTAATTTGGAGTAAGGCTTACGGTCTGACAGATGTAGAAACTAAAATTCCGGCAACTCCCCAAACGTTATTTCAGGTAGCCTCTATGAGTAAACCTGTAAGTGCTTACGCAGCATTAAAAGAAGTAGAGCTTGGGAAAATAGATCCGGATGCTGATATAAATTCCTATTTGAAATTATGGAAAATTCCAGAAAATGAATTTACAAAAGAGAAAAAGGTTACGCTCAAAAATATAGTCAGCCATACTGCCGGTCTTACGGTAGGAGGATTTCCAGGATATGAACCAGGTCAACCTTTGCCGACATTGATTCAGCTTTTAAATGGGCAAAGCCCGGCTAATACTCCGGCTATTTTTGTAGATAAAGTACCGGGAAAATCGTTTCGGTATTCAGGAGGCGGATATTGTGTGATGCAACAGATGCTGATCGATATTGAAGGGAAGGACTTTGCAACTATTATGAATGAAAAAGTTCTCACCCCATTAGGTATGAAAAACAGCACGTTTGTTCAGCCATTATCGGAAGCGAAGGCTTCTTTAGCTGCTACAGCCTATGCCGAGAATGGGACGAAAGTTCCGGGAAGATATCATACATACCCTGAACAGGCACCGGCCGGTTTGTGGACGACTGCTGAAGATTATGCGAAGTTTGTGATTGATATTCAAAATACATTAAGCGGTAAAAGTCATACGATCATCTCTCAAAAGATGGCGGAAGAATTTACGAGCCCGTTTATTGAGCCTTTTATAGGGTTAGGAATTTTTGTTGCCAATAAAAACGGACAGGTATACTTTCATCACGGTGGTTGGAATGAAGGTTTCAGCAGCGATTTTTCGGGAAGTAAAACCAGTGGTGATGGTATTGTAGTTTTAACCAATACCAATAAACCTGAGTTTATCAATGAAGTGGTTCGTTCAGTTGCGACTGTGTACCAATGGCCTAACTTTATGAATCCTGTCGATAAAATTTTACCCTTGGCCCAAAAAGACTTAAACAGTTATACAGGACGTTATAAGTTTGATAAATATGGTTTTTATAAAATCTATACAGAGAAAGGAAAGCTGATGGCGATTAATAATGTAGAGGAACCAGCAGAACTTATTAAAGTAGGAGAGAACACGTATGCTCTGAGAAACTGGGACTATAAAGTAATGTTCAAAACAAATACTAAAACAGGAAAGAAGGAATTTGTACAGGTTTTGTCCGATAAAACGATTCGATTGAAAGGAGAGCAGATGGATAAAGATGAAAAAACACCTCTTGAACTGATTCTGGAAGGACAATTCGATCAGGGGTTAGTGGCATATCAAAAAGCCAGGATGGCAGATCCTGATAATGAACAGCTTTCTGAAGGTTCGATCAATGGAACAGGCTATGCTTTGCTTCGGCAAAAAGATATTACCAAAGCTATTGATGTTTTCCGTGTGAATACCCTATTGTATCCTAAGAGCGATAATGTATATGACAGCCTGGGAGAAGATTATCTGAAAGCCGGACAAAAAGATAAAGCGAAGCAGAATTACCAAAAAGTACTGGAACTTAATCCTAAACACGAGGGTGCGGCTAAAGTTTTAAAAACACTGTAA
- a CDS encoding HIT family protein, with translation MIDCIFCKIINRELPASIIHEDDQVIAFMDIQPVNPGHILVVPKVHREFIAELDEDLTSRMFNVAAKINLAIRKSDIRSEGINYFLADGEAAGQEVFHTHLHIFPRFRNDGFGLRFNENYKSLPEREELDKICGTIRSLLE, from the coding sequence ATGATCGACTGCATTTTTTGTAAAATAATTAATAGGGAATTGCCTGCAAGCATTATCCATGAGGATGATCAGGTCATCGCTTTTATGGACATTCAGCCGGTCAATCCGGGGCATATTCTGGTCGTACCCAAGGTACACCGAGAGTTTATCGCGGAATTGGATGAAGACTTAACTTCCAGAATGTTCAATGTTGCTGCTAAAATTAATCTGGCTATCAGGAAATCAGATATCAGATCTGAGGGGATTAATTATTTTCTTGCAGATGGAGAGGCGGCGGGTCAGGAAGTTTTCCATACCCACTTGCATATTTTTCCAAGATTCCGTAACGATGGCTTTGGGCTGAGATTTAATGAAAATTATAAAAGCCTGCCGGAAAGAGAGGAACTGGATAAGATTTGCGGGACGATCAGGTCATTGCTTGAATAA
- a CDS encoding GMC family oxidoreductase: MEENNKSDQQTYDFIIVGSGAGGGPLAANLVEAGFHVLILEAGTDHSCAYYDIPIMQGRASEDEEMRWDFFVRHYSSDAVQEKDSKFIKNKGGVLYPRGATLGGSTATNAMVNVYPHNSDWDYLAKLTGDEDWNAEAMRKWYIRIENWQGPDADRQKPAVPTDGSRHGFDGWLKVSRANPELAGREPRFLDIINAMEEVSREKYHTPDDILLPNDPNDWRFISEGGEGMSFVPVAVGDGTRNGARERILSALHKHPERLTIRYGSLVKKIIFEGKRACGVEYLSGQHLYHADPKASEALQDPESFKAFARKEVIIAAGAFNTPQILKLSGIGPRKELESHGIEVLLDIPGVGENLQDRYEVGLVYQLKEDYSLFKDTTLDVPKDGEPGDPLFQEWNSTKGGPYSTNGSLAAFITKSSIAEGDPDVFILALPISFKGYYPGYSAESADLHDRLTFVVLKAHTKNKSGSVHLRSADPRERPQINFRYFEEGNDTEGKDMQGVVEGVEIAREIADRLDRIIKKELIPGNEIQGRVALSEFVHKEAWGHHASCTCKIGEDHDSMAVLDGDFCVRGIEGLRVVDASVFPKIPGFFIVSAVYMISERASDVIIRKYSSSK, encoded by the coding sequence ATGGAAGAAAATAATAAAAGTGATCAACAAACATATGATTTTATTATTGTCGGTTCTGGAGCCGGTGGAGGACCGTTAGCCGCAAATCTGGTTGAAGCAGGCTTTCATGTGCTGATCCTCGAAGCCGGAACAGATCATAGCTGTGCATATTATGATATTCCCATTATGCAGGGAAGAGCCAGTGAAGATGAAGAAATGCGTTGGGATTTTTTTGTACGCCATTATTCGTCTGATGCAGTACAGGAAAAGGACAGTAAATTTATAAAAAATAAAGGTGGAGTGCTATATCCACGGGGGGCAACTCTGGGAGGAAGCACTGCCACCAATGCTATGGTCAATGTTTATCCGCATAACAGTGACTGGGATTATCTTGCTAAACTTACCGGGGATGAAGACTGGAATGCTGAAGCTATGCGTAAATGGTATATTCGCATTGAAAACTGGCAGGGACCTGATGCAGATCGTCAAAAACCAGCTGTGCCTACTGATGGGTCAAGGCATGGTTTTGATGGGTGGTTGAAGGTTTCACGGGCGAATCCGGAACTTGCCGGACGTGAACCTCGATTTTTGGATATTATCAATGCAATGGAAGAAGTAAGCCGTGAAAAATACCATACACCAGACGATATTCTTCTTCCCAATGATCCTAATGACTGGCGTTTTATTAGTGAAGGTGGTGAAGGAATGTCATTTGTTCCTGTAGCGGTAGGAGATGGTACTAGAAATGGGGCCAGAGAACGCATCTTATCAGCTCTTCACAAACATCCTGAACGTTTAACTATACGCTACGGATCTCTTGTCAAAAAAATAATTTTTGAAGGTAAGCGGGCATGTGGTGTTGAATATCTTTCAGGCCAACACCTCTATCATGCCGACCCAAAAGCTTCGGAAGCATTGCAGGATCCAGAATCGTTCAAGGCATTTGCTCGTAAAGAAGTTATTATTGCAGCAGGAGCTTTCAATACTCCACAAATCCTTAAATTATCTGGAATTGGTCCGCGTAAGGAACTTGAATCCCATGGTATAGAAGTTTTACTCGACATACCTGGTGTAGGTGAGAACTTACAGGATCGCTATGAAGTAGGATTGGTCTACCAGTTAAAAGAAGACTATTCTCTATTCAAAGATACAACATTGGATGTGCCGAAGGATGGAGAACCGGGAGATCCTTTATTCCAGGAATGGAATAGCACCAAAGGAGGACCTTACTCTACCAATGGGTCACTTGCGGCATTTATTACAAAATCGAGTATAGCTGAAGGTGATCCGGACGTTTTTATTTTAGCATTACCTATAAGTTTCAAAGGGTACTATCCAGGCTATTCGGCTGAGTCTGCAGATCTTCATGACCGGCTTACTTTTGTCGTTCTCAAAGCTCACACCAAAAATAAATCAGGGTCTGTACATCTACGTTCGGCAGATCCACGTGAGCGCCCCCAAATTAATTTTAGATACTTTGAGGAAGGTAATGATACAGAGGGAAAAGATATGCAGGGAGTTGTGGAAGGTGTAGAGATCGCACGGGAAATTGCTGATCGTTTGGATAGGATCATTAAGAAAGAATTGATTCCTGGCAATGAGATACAAGGTAGAGTTGCTTTATCAGAATTTGTGCACAAAGAAGCATGGGGGCATCACGCATCCTGTACTTGTAAAATAGGAGAAGATCATGACTCTATGGCTGTCCTGGATGGTGACTTTTGCGTTAGAGGAATAGAAGGGTTAAGGGTAGTTGATGCCAGTGTTTTTCCAAAGATACCTGGATTTTTTATCGTGAGTGCGGTGTATATGATAAGTGAGCGTGCTTCTGATGTAATTATCCGGAAATACAGCAGTTCTAAATAA
- a CDS encoding UBP-type zinc finger domain-containing protein, whose translation MDFEKKNINPEVEPSGTGCVECLENGTWWVHLRRCAECGHVGCCDSSPNQHASKHYHLTGHPIITSYEPGENWFYNYDTKDSFEGPQLADPQSHPLSQPVPGPEGKVPSDWQSKIK comes from the coding sequence ATGGATTTTGAAAAAAAGAATATTAATCCGGAGGTAGAACCCAGTGGAACCGGTTGTGTCGAATGTTTAGAAAACGGGACATGGTGGGTACATCTGCGCCGTTGTGCAGAATGTGGTCATGTTGGATGTTGTGACAGCTCACCCAATCAACATGCCAGCAAACATTACCATCTCACCGGACATCCCATTATTACCAGTTATGAACCGGGCGAGAATTGGTTTTATAATTACGATACTAAAGATTCTTTTGAGGGACCTCAGTTAGCAGATCCGCAGAGCCATCCGCTTTCGCAGCCTGTGCCAGGACCAGAAGGAAAGGTACCATCAGACTGGCAAAGCAAGATTAAATAA
- a CDS encoding DUF6624 domain-containing protein, producing the protein MNYQRIAQKIFDLKNADLELRDRLVKEGEIGEGYDEEMEKLHNENAKSLNSIIETIGYPTIDKVGKEASEAAWLIIQHSIGQPSFMKKCAELLKNAVDEQKADVVNLAYLTDRIAVLEGRSQLYGTQFDWNENGELVPNPFDDVVKVNKRRQSIGMNTLEEQTSLIQDRAKKEKHTPPKDFDRRKAEMEKWKKKAGWDK; encoded by the coding sequence ATGAACTATCAACGTATTGCTCAAAAAATATTTGATCTGAAAAATGCAGACCTGGAGCTTCGGGATCGGCTTGTTAAAGAAGGGGAAATCGGGGAAGGATATGATGAAGAAATGGAAAAGCTGCATAATGAGAATGCAAAGTCTTTAAATAGCATCATAGAAACTATTGGATATCCCACCATAGATAAAGTTGGCAAAGAAGCCAGTGAAGCAGCGTGGTTAATTATTCAGCATTCTATCGGACAGCCCTCCTTTATGAAAAAATGTGCAGAGTTATTAAAAAATGCTGTCGACGAACAAAAGGCAGATGTTGTAAATTTAGCATACCTGACTGACCGGATTGCAGTATTGGAAGGAAGATCCCAATTGTATGGGACTCAGTTTGACTGGAATGAGAATGGAGAACTCGTACCGAATCCTTTCGACGATGTAGTCAAAGTTAACAAAAGAAGACAATCTATTGGAATGAATACTCTGGAAGAGCAAACGTCTTTGATTCAAGATCGTGCAAAAAAAGAAAAGCATACTCCTCCTAAAGATTTTGATAGAAGGAAAGCTGAGATGGAAAAATGGAAAAAAAAGGCAGGCTGGGATAAATAA
- a CDS encoding rod shape-determining protein, producing MGLLDMFTQEIAMDLGTANTLIIHNNKIVIDQPSIVAMDRTTGKPIAVGEQAKLMQGKTHENIKTVRPLKDGVIADFHASEHMIKEFIKQIPGIRGRFIQPALRIVICIPSGITEVEKRAVKDSALKVNAKEVKLIYEPMAAAIGAGIDVQNPEGNMIIDIGGGTTEIAVIALGGIVVDKSLKIAGDVFTNDIAYFLRSYYNLYVGERTAERIKIEIGSALEELDYPLEDIPVQGRDMITGKPKEIMVNYKEVFKALDKSIMRIEDAVMETLSMTPPELAADIYKTGIYLAGGGALLNGLADRIHRKTGLPVCVAEDPLRAVVRGTGIALKNINKFRFLMNS from the coding sequence ATGGGGTTACTTGATATGTTTACACAAGAGATCGCAATGGATCTTGGAACTGCTAATACTTTAATCATACATAATAATAAAATCGTCATAGACCAGCCCTCCATTGTTGCTATGGACCGTACCACAGGTAAGCCTATAGCTGTTGGAGAACAGGCCAAGCTCATGCAGGGGAAAACCCATGAAAATATTAAAACAGTACGCCCGTTAAAAGATGGGGTTATTGCAGATTTTCATGCTTCTGAGCATATGATCAAGGAATTCATTAAACAGATACCGGGAATCAGAGGCAGGTTTATCCAGCCTGCACTTAGAATTGTCATATGCATCCCTTCGGGAATTACTGAAGTGGAGAAAAGAGCGGTTAAAGATTCCGCATTAAAAGTCAATGCTAAAGAGGTAAAACTAATCTATGAGCCAATGGCAGCTGCCATCGGAGCAGGTATTGATGTTCAGAATCCTGAAGGAAATATGATTATTGATATAGGCGGTGGAACTACGGAAATAGCAGTTATTGCGCTAGGAGGTATCGTAGTAGATAAATCTCTGAAAATAGCAGGCGATGTATTTACAAATGATATCGCATATTTTCTAAGATCATACTACAATTTATATGTTGGGGAAAGAACTGCTGAAAGAATAAAAATTGAGATAGGCTCAGCATTGGAAGAGCTGGATTATCCTTTAGAAGATATTCCTGTACAGGGAAGAGATATGATTACCGGTAAGCCAAAAGAAATTATGGTGAACTATAAGGAGGTTTTCAAAGCTCTGGATAAGTCTATTATGAGGATTGAAGATGCTGTGATGGAAACTCTTTCCATGACTCCTCCTGAACTTGCAGCAGATATCTACAAAACAGGTATTTATCTTGCCGGTGGTGGCGCTTTACTTAATGGGCTGGCTGACAGAATACACAGAAAAACAGGATTACCGGTATGCGTGGCGGAAGATCCTTTAAGAGCTGTTGTTCGTGGAACCGGTATTGCCCTTAAAAATATCAATAAGTTTAGATTCCTGATGAATAGCTAA
- a CDS encoding dihydrofolate reductase family protein codes for MRTITVLSMLTLDGVMQAPGGTEEDTSGDFKYGGWTVSYGDEIFGEAMKEEMKPADYLLGRKTFEIFESYWPQHSEFWPAINDGAKYVLSQTREQSDWKNTNFIKDLEAIKMLKNSEGATIQVWGSSELVHLLLDHDLVDELRLKIYPLILGNGRKLFENHGLSAAFSLTESQVTSKGVIVATYKRKGKVITGNVEV; via the coding sequence ATGAGAACTATAACTGTTTTGTCAATGCTAACATTAGATGGTGTTATGCAGGCTCCCGGCGGGACTGAAGAAGATACATCCGGAGATTTTAAATACGGAGGCTGGACCGTATCTTATGGGGATGAGATTTTTGGAGAGGCCATGAAAGAAGAGATGAAACCTGCAGATTATCTTTTAGGCAGAAAGACATTTGAAATTTTTGAATCCTATTGGCCTCAGCATTCTGAATTTTGGCCAGCTATTAATGACGGTGCCAAATACGTTCTGTCCCAAACCAGAGAACAATCAGACTGGAAAAATACCAACTTTATCAAAGATCTGGAGGCTATTAAAATGCTTAAAAATTCGGAAGGAGCTACTATCCAGGTTTGGGGGAGTAGTGAGCTTGTCCATTTGCTATTGGATCATGATCTGGTAGATGAACTCAGGCTTAAAATTTATCCGCTGATCCTTGGTAATGGGAGAAAACTGTTTGAAAATCATGGACTTTCTGCAGCTTTCTCACTGACAGAAAGTCAGGTGACATCCAAAGGGGTTATTGTAGCCACTTACAAACGTAAAGGAAAGGTTATCACAGGGAATGTTGAAGTTTAA
- a CDS encoding alpha/beta fold hydrolase has product MKNTFKFYKLCQAWGMVIIMMLITSQLYGQQIKPSNSGYVPVGNTKVYYEVYGEGRPIVLLHGAFMTIDMNWGQLIPELSKTRKVIAIELQGHGHTPFSERKLSHVTLAKDVEKVMDYLKVESADVAGYSFGGTVAYQFAIQSPKRLKNLVIISSTYKSSGWLPQVNGAFKNMKPDLFDKSPMHAAYDAVAPDKTKWTPFLEQMMASAAEPVDLGDSNISKITAPVLIIAGDNDGLDKIELMKTYKLLGGGVSADLGPMPKSQLAIVPGQGHVSLIMQTATILSYLNNFLK; this is encoded by the coding sequence ATGAAAAATACATTCAAATTCTATAAGCTTTGTCAGGCATGGGGAATGGTTATCATCATGATGTTGATAACATCACAGTTATACGGACAGCAGATTAAACCTTCTAATAGTGGTTATGTACCTGTTGGTAATACTAAAGTTTATTACGAAGTATACGGAGAAGGCAGGCCAATTGTTTTATTGCATGGTGCTTTTATGACCATCGATATGAACTGGGGGCAATTAATTCCTGAGCTGTCAAAAACCAGGAAAGTAATTGCTATTGAATTACAGGGACACGGTCATACACCATTTTCTGAGAGAAAATTATCACACGTTACATTGGCAAAAGATGTGGAGAAGGTAATGGATTATCTTAAAGTTGAGAGTGCTGATGTTGCGGGGTATAGCTTTGGAGGTACTGTGGCTTATCAGTTTGCTATTCAGAGCCCGAAAAGGTTAAAGAATTTGGTCATCATTTCATCTACATATAAAAGTAGCGGTTGGCTTCCGCAAGTCAATGGTGCTTTTAAGAACATGAAGCCTGATCTTTTTGACAAGAGTCCTATGCATGCTGCTTATGACGCTGTTGCTCCCGATAAGACAAAATGGACCCCATTTTTGGAACAGATGATGGCATCTGCAGCGGAACCGGTTGATCTGGGAGATTCCAACATTTCAAAAATTACTGCTCCTGTACTGATCATAGCAGGAGATAATGACGGGTTGGATAAAATAGAGCTGATGAAAACGTACAAACTATTGGGTGGTGGCGTTTCCGCTGATCTGGGGCCAATGCCTAAGTCTCAGCTGGCTATTGTTCCCGGACAGGGACATGTAAGCCTGATCATGCAAACGGCAACGATCTTATCTTACCTGAATAATTTTTTAAAGTAA
- a CDS encoding bacteriocin-like protein, with translation MKNLKKINRQEMKTIKGAINCMGGQLCLINGKWECRPYDGCGGGNQP, from the coding sequence ATGAAAAATTTAAAAAAAATCAACAGACAAGAAATGAAAACAATTAAAGGCGCAATCAACTGTATGGGAGGTCAGCTGTGCCTAATCAACGGAAAATGGGAATGCAGACCATATGATGGATGCGGTGGCGGAAACCAACCTTAA
- a CDS encoding bacteriocin-like protein, giving the protein MKNFKKVSRDHLKNINGGAAGCSETCCPPPGTKRCPWVICVAPCEILS; this is encoded by the coding sequence ATGAAAAATTTTAAGAAAGTTTCAAGAGATCATTTGAAAAATATTAACGGTGGGGCCGCAGGCTGCTCTGAAACATGCTGTCCACCTCCCGGAACCAAAAGATGTCCCTGGGTTATTTGTGTGGCACCATGTGAAATATTAAGTTAA
- the trxB gene encoding thioredoxin-disulfide reductase, producing the protein MEQNILDCVIVGSGPSGFTAAIYAARADLKPELYTGLEPGGQLTTTTEVDNFPGYPAGITGPEMMMDLQKQAERFDTKVHYEMITRVEFSKEVGGVHKLFAGNKEILAKTVIISTGATAKYLGLDDEKKYNGGGVSACATCDGFFYRGKDVVVVGAGDTAAEEATYLAKLVNKVTMLVRKNEFRASKAMIHRVQNTPNIEVKFHHELIGIEGENNLVERAVVINNQTQEKSTVDVHGIFIAIGHTPNTGIFAGQINLDENGYILTEKGSTRTNLPGVFAAGDVQDHIYRQAITAAGSGCMAAMDAEKYLAELH; encoded by the coding sequence ATGGAGCAAAACATTTTAGATTGTGTAATAGTTGGATCAGGGCCATCTGGCTTCACAGCGGCAATTTATGCAGCAAGAGCAGACCTGAAACCTGAATTGTATACAGGTTTAGAGCCGGGCGGGCAATTAACAACAACAACGGAGGTTGATAACTTTCCGGGATATCCTGCTGGTATTACAGGTCCTGAAATGATGATGGATTTGCAAAAACAGGCAGAAAGATTTGATACCAAAGTTCATTATGAAATGATCACCCGAGTGGAGTTTTCTAAAGAAGTAGGTGGTGTTCACAAATTATTTGCCGGAAACAAAGAAATCCTTGCTAAGACTGTAATTATTTCTACTGGAGCTACTGCAAAGTATTTAGGTCTTGATGATGAGAAAAAATATAATGGCGGTGGGGTTTCTGCATGTGCTACTTGTGATGGATTTTTCTACAGAGGAAAAGATGTTGTGGTAGTAGGAGCGGGAGATACAGCAGCAGAAGAGGCTACTTATCTTGCTAAATTAGTTAATAAAGTGACGATGTTGGTAAGAAAGAATGAGTTCAGAGCTTCAAAAGCAATGATCCACAGAGTACAGAATACACCCAATATTGAAGTGAAATTTCACCATGAATTAATTGGTATTGAAGGTGAAAATAATTTAGTAGAAAGAGCGGTGGTTATCAATAACCAAACTCAGGAAAAATCTACAGTTGATGTCCATGGAATTTTTATTGCGATCGGTCACACTCCAAATACAGGTATTTTTGCAGGACAGATCAATCTGGATGAAAATGGATATATTTTAACTGAAAAAGGATCTACAAGAACAAATTTACCAGGAGTTTTTGCTGCTGGAGATGTTCAGGATCATATCTACAGACAAGCAATTACAGCAGCAGGAAGTGGATGTATGGCAGCAATGGATGCTGAAAAGTATCTGGCTGAGCTACACTAA
- the holA gene encoding DNA polymerase III subunit delta, which translates to MKELDLILKNIKNKEVLPIYFFHGDEPYFIDVAVKALEHEFLEEDEKAFNQTVTYGKDTSYQEVLSLARQFPMMGDKQVIIVKEAQDLKLNEEENRILEAYVENPVPSTVLVFAHKHKKLDSRKKVTKALDKAKALFLSESIRENNLPKWIADECSKLKIKTAPNISHLLAEYLGNDLSRIANELGKLKIILKEGEVLDGTIIENHIGISKEYNVFELQKALGTKNANAAFKIAHFMGKNPKNNPFVMMLASLYNYFSNIIIYQTMAGQPPQVIASQMGINPYFIKDYAESARLYPLKHATRVVSILREFDMKGKGLGAVNMSEGELIKELVYKIINVDKIKMKV; encoded by the coding sequence ATGAAAGAATTAGATTTAATCCTCAAAAATATTAAAAATAAAGAAGTTTTACCGATTTATTTTTTCCACGGAGATGAACCCTACTTTATTGATGTTGCCGTAAAAGCTCTTGAACATGAGTTTTTAGAAGAAGATGAAAAGGCTTTTAATCAAACGGTGACTTACGGAAAAGACACTTCTTACCAAGAGGTTCTTTCTTTGGCAAGACAGTTTCCTATGATGGGAGATAAGCAGGTCATTATCGTAAAAGAGGCTCAGGATCTGAAACTTAATGAGGAAGAAAACAGGATTCTTGAAGCCTATGTTGAAAATCCGGTTCCATCAACGGTACTGGTTTTTGCACACAAGCATAAAAAACTGGACAGCAGGAAGAAAGTGACGAAAGCTTTGGATAAAGCCAAAGCGCTTTTCCTCAGTGAATCGATCAGGGAAAATAATCTTCCGAAATGGATTGCTGATGAATGTAGCAAGTTGAAGATTAAAACAGCTCCGAATATTTCTCACCTTTTAGCTGAATATCTTGGAAATGATCTTTCAAGAATTGCCAATGAACTGGGGAAGTTAAAAATTATTCTTAAAGAAGGTGAAGTCCTGGACGGAACCATCATTGAAAACCATATCGGAATCAGTAAGGAATATAATGTTTTCGAATTACAGAAGGCCTTAGGAACAAAAAATGCTAACGCAGCATTTAAAATAGCTCATTTTATGGGTAAAAATCCTAAAAATAACCCTTTTGTTATGATGCTGGCAAGCTTATATAACTATTTCTCCAACATTATTATTTATCAGACCATGGCTGGGCAGCCTCCGCAAGTTATTGCTTCACAAATGGGAATCAATCCTTATTTTATTAAAGATTATGCTGAGAGCGCAAGACTGTATCCCTTGAAACATGCCACAAGGGTGGTTTCTATTTTAAGGGAATTCGATATGAAAGGAAAAGGTTTGGGAGCTGTTAATATGAGTGAAGGTGAATTGATCAAAGAATTGGTGTATAAAATTATCAATGTGGACAAGATTAAAATGAAGGTGTAG
- a CDS encoding type I restriction enzyme HsdR N-terminal domain-containing protein → MELPKLNFQETFDFKFKKDKDKFFIYDLVRKTYLLLTPEEWVRQHWIHYYLTVKSYSVSALITEKKIVLNGLTKRVDLLITEKTQPKILIECKAPHIKLTEKTFEQTARYNSIIGAKEIILTNGLQHINAYFENDQYQFYKANN, encoded by the coding sequence ATGGAACTTCCAAAACTGAATTTTCAGGAAACTTTTGATTTTAAATTCAAGAAAGACAAAGATAAGTTTTTTATTTATGATTTAGTTCGTAAAACTTACCTTTTGCTTACCCCTGAAGAATGGGTGAGACAACATTGGATACATTATTATCTTACCGTAAAATCTTATTCCGTATCTGCATTGATCACGGAAAAAAAGATCGTATTAAATGGCCTAACCAAACGAGTAGACCTACTTATTACAGAAAAAACCCAGCCAAAAATACTGATTGAGTGCAAGGCTCCTCATATTAAATTAACGGAAAAAACATTTGAGCAAACGGCAAGGTACAACTCGATTATTGGCGCAAAAGAAATTATTCTAACAAACGGTCTTCAACATATCAATGCCTATTTTGAAAATGACCAGTATCAGTTTTATAAAGCGAATAATTAA